Proteins from one Gibbsiella quercinecans genomic window:
- a CDS encoding dicarboxylate/amino acid:cation symporter: protein MSQSNKLTSFILIFMVLGVITGALVHQYLAPDIAQSYASNVSLLTDIFLRLIKMVIAPLVFTTLTVGIMKMGDTSKIGRLGGKAFLWFISSSIISIFLGLLVVTLQQPGHGLNLQIPAGAVDTGLAVSGMSLKAFISHTFPSSIIDAMANNEILQIVVFALFFGIAGASFGETFTKPLSDSLNVVANIMLKVTGYVMYVAPLAIFAAISSVIATQGLGILLNYASFVGGYYIAILLACTLMIAFCYLVLKQDTFRLVSMLKSPVLVAFTTSSSEAAYPKTLEQLRNFGCPGNIASFVLPIGYSFNLVGSMIYCSFASMFIAQAYNIHLSFSEVAVLMLTLMLASKGIAGVPRSALVVLAATIPSFNIPVAGILLLMGIDHFLDMGRSAINVLGNGIATAMLARNEPAEEESSELAGSTELP, encoded by the coding sequence ATGTCACAATCAAACAAACTAACATCATTTATTCTTATATTTATGGTGTTAGGGGTCATCACCGGCGCATTGGTCCACCAATATTTGGCGCCTGATATCGCCCAGTCTTATGCCAGCAATGTCTCCCTGTTGACCGATATATTCCTTCGTCTGATTAAAATGGTGATCGCGCCGCTGGTTTTCACCACGCTGACCGTCGGCATCATGAAAATGGGCGACACATCCAAAATTGGCCGCCTGGGCGGGAAAGCCTTCCTGTGGTTTATTTCTTCCTCGATCATCTCGATATTTCTTGGCCTGCTGGTGGTGACGTTACAGCAGCCTGGGCATGGGCTTAACCTTCAGATCCCGGCAGGCGCAGTGGACACCGGCCTGGCCGTCAGCGGGATGTCGCTGAAAGCGTTTATCTCGCATACCTTCCCTTCCAGCATCATTGACGCGATGGCCAACAATGAGATCCTGCAGATTGTGGTGTTTGCCCTGTTCTTTGGCATTGCCGGCGCGTCCTTCGGCGAAACCTTTACCAAACCGTTGAGCGACAGCCTGAACGTGGTTGCCAATATCATGCTGAAAGTGACCGGCTACGTGATGTACGTTGCCCCACTGGCGATTTTCGCCGCGATATCATCAGTGATCGCCACCCAGGGCCTGGGGATTTTGCTCAACTACGCATCGTTCGTCGGCGGCTACTATATTGCCATTCTGCTGGCCTGCACGCTGATGATCGCCTTCTGCTACCTGGTATTAAAACAAGACACCTTCCGCCTGGTCAGCATGCTGAAATCGCCGGTATTGGTCGCCTTTACCACCAGCAGCTCGGAAGCGGCTTATCCAAAAACGCTGGAACAGCTGCGTAACTTTGGCTGCCCAGGCAACATCGCGTCGTTCGTGCTGCCCATCGGCTATTCGTTTAACCTGGTCGGCTCGATGATCTATTGCTCATTCGCCTCGATGTTTATCGCCCAGGCATACAACATCCATCTGTCATTTTCTGAAGTTGCGGTGCTGATGCTCACACTGATGCTGGCTTCCAAAGGGATCGCCGGGGTGCCGCGTTCGGCGCTGGTGGTGTTGGCCGCCACCATTCCCAGCTTCAACATTCCCGTCGCCGGCATCCTGCTGCTGATGGGGATTGACCACTTCCTGGATATGGGCCGTTCGGCGATTAACGTGCTGGGCAACGGTATTGCCACCGCTATGCTGGCGCGCAACGAGCCGGCAGAAGAAGAAAGCAGCGAGCTGGCGGGTTCAACCGAACTCCCTTAA
- a CDS encoding putative bifunctional diguanylate cyclase/phosphodiesterase translates to MGHLGLSDLSYRHFVENVKDYAIYMLNPDGTIASWNLGAQKAKGYTSEEIVGQFFGIFYSESEQRAGVPEKNLAVARLNGKFEGEGWRYRKDSSRFWSHVMIDTIYDGEGTLLGFAKITRDISEQKQMNDRMHYMARYDSLTELPNRLEFFTVVEKMLAEAPERNIAICTIDVDKFKEINDREGHHTGDLLLQQTASRIRQTLSGDEIVARFGGDEFVAAKPFSDKRELETFVRRLYSCFAGHRAFAQTELVVNASIGVSVYPDDATEINTLIGNSDLAMYRAKHNINEKICYYVVEMDEKTRQRNQIAADIRTGLQQEQFYINYHEKYSLKDGTVTGYEALLRWNHPRLGPVLPEVFIVIAEESGAIISLGYWVIEHVCREALNNKVDKKISVNISPVQLRDPVFIDKVREILMRTAYPPTLLEFEVTETAFITNKQLAFNLLHQLQKMGISIALDDFGTGYSSLSMLRDFNFDVIKLDRSFVSNVESNFQTRSFVRAMVTLSHSLKTPVVAEGVETREQLRILEEEGCQEIQGFLFGQPVGIEDLRK, encoded by the coding sequence ATGGGTCATCTGGGGTTAAGCGATCTTTCCTATCGCCATTTTGTGGAAAACGTTAAAGACTACGCGATTTATATGCTGAATCCTGATGGCACCATCGCCAGTTGGAATTTAGGTGCGCAAAAAGCCAAAGGCTATACCAGCGAAGAAATCGTTGGTCAGTTTTTTGGCATTTTTTACAGTGAATCCGAACAGCGGGCCGGGGTGCCGGAAAAAAACCTGGCGGTGGCGCGCCTGAACGGCAAATTTGAAGGCGAAGGTTGGCGCTACCGCAAAGATAGCTCACGGTTTTGGTCACACGTGATGATCGATACGATTTATGACGGAGAAGGTACGCTGCTCGGTTTTGCCAAAATAACGCGCGATATTTCCGAACAGAAGCAGATGAACGATCGCATGCATTACATGGCGCGCTACGATTCTCTGACTGAATTGCCCAACCGCCTTGAGTTTTTCACCGTGGTTGAAAAAATGCTCGCCGAAGCCCCGGAGCGCAACATCGCGATTTGCACCATTGATGTGGATAAATTCAAAGAGATCAACGATCGCGAGGGGCACCATACCGGCGATCTGTTGCTGCAGCAAACCGCCTCGCGCATCCGGCAAACCCTCAGCGGTGATGAGATCGTCGCGCGTTTTGGCGGCGATGAATTTGTCGCCGCCAAGCCGTTTAGCGACAAGCGCGAGCTGGAAACCTTCGTGCGCCGCCTGTATTCCTGTTTTGCCGGGCACCGCGCCTTTGCGCAAACCGAGCTGGTGGTAAACGCCAGCATCGGCGTCTCGGTATATCCGGATGACGCCACCGAAATCAACACGCTGATCGGCAATTCCGATCTGGCCATGTATCGCGCCAAGCACAATATTAATGAGAAAATCTGTTATTACGTTGTCGAAATGGATGAGAAAACGCGCCAACGCAACCAGATCGCCGCCGATATTCGCACCGGGCTGCAGCAGGAACAGTTTTATATTAATTATCACGAAAAATATTCGCTCAAGGACGGAACGGTTACCGGCTATGAAGCATTATTACGCTGGAACCACCCCAGGCTTGGCCCAGTATTGCCAGAAGTCTTTATTGTTATTGCCGAGGAATCCGGCGCAATTATCTCTTTAGGCTATTGGGTTATTGAGCATGTGTGCCGTGAAGCGTTAAATAACAAGGTGGATAAAAAGATCTCCGTCAATATTTCACCGGTGCAATTACGCGATCCGGTTTTTATCGACAAGGTGCGTGAAATATTAATGCGAACCGCGTATCCGCCAACGCTGCTGGAATTTGAAGTCACAGAAACCGCATTTATCACCAATAAACAATTGGCGTTCAACCTGCTGCATCAATTACAAAAAATGGGGATTAGCATTGCATTGGACGATTTCGGCACCGGCTATTCTTCGCTAAGTATGCTGCGCGACTTTAATTTCGACGTGATTAAGCTCGATCGCTCGTTCGTCAGCAATGTTGAAAGCAATTTCCAGACGCGCTCCTTTGTGCGCGCGATGGTCACGCTAAGCCACTCGCTCAAAACGCCGGTCGTCGCTGAAGGCGTAGAAACGCGTGAGCAACTGCGCATTCTGGAAGAGGAAGGCTGCCAGGAAATTCAGGGTTTTCTGTTCGGTCAGCCGGTGGGGATTGAAGATCTGCGCAAATAA
- a CDS encoding TonB-dependent siderophore receptor — protein MWVPFSVKRSCLLCSLAILLPGVSFAEETVVVTSAPEDSAQSGTHGYTVQTSSGATKTDQPLITTGQSVSVVTRQQIEDQGAANLNQALNYTPGVFTNFAGAATRFDTISLRGFHGGDVDNTFLDGLRVMSDSGSHNNLQIDPWFLERVDIIKGPSSALYGQTVPGGLVNMTSKRPQFTSEGHFRLFAGSQNTKGGAFDYTNAINDQWAFRITGMTRTSDTQYDHTREERYAISPSLLWQPDDNTSLLLKAYLQKDPSGGYHSAVPAEGSLFSRNGYKLSRSFYDGESSLDQYKRRIQMYSYEFAHTFDDTWSFRSNANYTHSNVAIDQIYQAGWVGNSNEMSRYYTGERSSLDAFAIDNQLEADFATGALEHQVILGAEYHQYRNNLWDGGAYASTLNAVTGVSGGDALTFYKDDDNNRRYYQTGIYVQDAMTLDKWHVDLSMRYDRIVSKRVSDSYATADRRSDDHVSGRGSVLYAFDNGISPYVSYSQAITPTSLSDANGNLLKPTTAEQYEAGVKYQPVGTSDLYTLAVYDLMQKDVANRDVLTATYVPAGKVHSQGIELEARNQLTPRLSTIMGYTLSHVRFKDSVDGNDGHTPYVVPNQMASAWAKYQFDYGISVGAGVRYIGKQWADNENTLRLPSTTLVDASVRMDLAAWNPALKGAFVQVNANNLTDKAYVAACYGTGYCYWGAERTVMATVGYDF, from the coding sequence ATGTGGGTGCCTTTCAGTGTAAAACGATCCTGCCTGTTATGCTCGCTGGCTATCCTGCTGCCCGGCGTTTCGTTTGCCGAAGAAACCGTAGTGGTGACTTCAGCGCCTGAAGATTCCGCACAGAGCGGAACCCACGGGTATACCGTGCAGACCAGCAGTGGCGCAACCAAAACGGACCAGCCGCTGATCACCACCGGGCAGTCGGTTTCTGTCGTGACACGCCAGCAGATCGAAGATCAGGGGGCGGCGAACCTGAACCAGGCCCTCAACTATACGCCAGGGGTGTTTACCAACTTCGCCGGCGCGGCGACCCGCTTTGATACTATTTCGCTGCGCGGTTTTCATGGAGGGGATGTGGATAACACCTTCCTTGATGGCCTGCGGGTGATGAGCGACAGCGGCAGCCATAACAATTTGCAGATCGATCCCTGGTTCCTGGAACGCGTTGATATCATAAAAGGGCCGTCTTCGGCGTTATATGGCCAGACGGTGCCGGGCGGCCTGGTCAATATGACCTCCAAACGCCCGCAGTTTACCTCTGAAGGGCACTTCCGGCTGTTTGCCGGCAGCCAGAATACCAAAGGGGGCGCATTCGATTATACCAATGCCATTAACGATCAGTGGGCCTTCCGCATCACCGGGATGACCCGTACCAGCGACACCCAGTATGACCATACCCGCGAAGAGCGTTATGCGATATCGCCTTCTTTACTGTGGCAGCCGGATGACAATACCTCGCTGTTATTAAAAGCCTATTTGCAGAAGGATCCTTCCGGCGGTTATCACAGCGCCGTTCCCGCCGAAGGCAGCCTTTTCTCACGTAATGGTTACAAACTGAGCCGCAGTTTTTACGACGGGGAAAGCAGCCTGGATCAATACAAGCGCCGTATCCAGATGTACAGCTATGAGTTTGCCCACACCTTTGACGATACCTGGTCGTTCCGCTCCAACGCCAACTATACCCACTCCAACGTTGCAATCGATCAGATTTACCAGGCCGGCTGGGTGGGCAATAGCAATGAGATGAGCCGCTACTATACCGGTGAGCGCTCATCGTTGGATGCGTTTGCCATTGATAACCAACTGGAGGCGGATTTCGCCACCGGCGCGCTGGAGCACCAGGTGATCCTGGGGGCGGAATATCATCAGTACCGCAATAATCTGTGGGACGGCGGGGCTTATGCCAGCACGTTGAACGCGGTAACCGGCGTTTCCGGCGGCGATGCGCTGACGTTCTATAAAGACGATGACAATAATCGGCGTTACTACCAAACCGGCATTTATGTGCAGGATGCGATGACGCTGGATAAATGGCACGTTGATTTGTCCATGCGTTACGATCGTATCGTCTCCAAACGGGTGAGCGACAGTTATGCCACCGCCGATCGCCGCAGTGACGATCACGTCAGCGGGCGTGGTTCGGTGCTGTACGCGTTTGATAATGGCATTTCGCCGTATGTCAGCTACAGCCAGGCGATTACGCCCACTTCGCTTTCCGATGCCAACGGTAATCTGCTCAAACCGACCACGGCCGAGCAGTATGAAGCCGGGGTGAAATACCAACCGGTTGGCACTTCAGATTTGTATACGCTGGCGGTGTATGACTTGATGCAAAAAGATGTGGCCAACCGTGATGTGCTGACGGCCACTTATGTCCCGGCCGGTAAGGTGCACTCGCAGGGGATCGAGCTGGAAGCGCGCAATCAGTTGACCCCGCGCCTGAGCACCATTATGGGCTATACGCTTAGCCACGTGCGCTTTAAGGATTCGGTGGACGGCAACGATGGCCATACGCCATACGTAGTGCCTAACCAGATGGCATCTGCCTGGGCGAAATACCAGTTTGACTACGGTATCAGCGTGGGCGCCGGCGTGCGCTACATTGGCAAACAATGGGCCGATAATGAAAATACGCTGCGCCTGCCTTCGACAACCCTGGTTGATGCGTCGGTGCGGATGGATCTGGCGGCCTGGAACCCTGCGCTGAAGGGGGCATTTGTACAGGTGAATGCCAATAACCTGACGGATAAAGCGTATGTGGCTGCCTGCTATGGCACGGGATATTGCTACTGGGGGGCAGAACGCACGGTGATGGCGACCGTGGGTTATGATTTTTAA
- a CDS encoding glycosyltransferase family 9 protein: MRKNKYDVVFIAKGCWDKRVMRWISLIKPGRVIALGKEKHPLISDLVTPPENCAMSIVTRFHYLMKPFAAHSQPGPLAIAADPYQVSSLRKKHPISDTLPVFGLNISSRKVRQRWSVENFAELAKRLAATLPCQLVLLWSPGAEDNPCHPGDDEKARKMLALCQGLPITAVPTSELKNMIAATQLCDFVVCSDGGAMHIAAALQKPIVALFGNSDPVCWAPWGVPHEILQTPDENVMSLSVDAVFEKTMHLARAVNLVNSNVA; the protein is encoded by the coding sequence TTGAGAAAAAATAAGTACGATGTGGTATTTATCGCCAAGGGCTGCTGGGATAAACGCGTGATGCGTTGGATCTCGTTGATTAAGCCGGGGCGCGTTATCGCCCTGGGTAAAGAAAAACACCCGCTTATCAGCGATCTGGTCACGCCGCCGGAAAACTGCGCCATGAGTATCGTCACGCGTTTTCACTACCTGATGAAGCCGTTTGCCGCTCACTCGCAGCCCGGGCCGTTAGCGATCGCCGCCGATCCGTATCAGGTTTCATCATTGCGGAAAAAACACCCGATCTCGGATACGCTGCCGGTGTTTGGTTTAAACATCAGCTCACGTAAAGTCCGCCAGCGCTGGTCGGTGGAAAACTTTGCCGAATTGGCCAAACGCCTGGCCGCAACGCTACCTTGCCAGCTCGTTCTCCTGTGGTCGCCGGGCGCAGAAGATAACCCATGCCACCCCGGCGATGATGAAAAGGCCCGGAAAATGTTAGCGCTTTGCCAAGGGCTACCGATAACAGCCGTCCCGACCAGCGAACTGAAAAACATGATAGCTGCCACGCAGCTGTGCGATTTCGTGGTGTGCAGCGACGGCGGGGCCATGCATATCGCCGCCGCTCTGCAAAAGCCGATCGTGGCACTGTTCGGCAATAGCGATCCTGTCTGCTGGGCGCCGTGGGGTGTGCCGCATGAAATACTGCAAACGCCTGACGAGAACGTCATGTCGCTCTCCGTCGACGCGGTGTTTGAGAAAACCATGCATCTTGCCCGCGCGGTTAACCTGGTTAACTCGAACGTGGCGTGA